The DNA sequence atgctaaccaaatttgttctaaaataaagcattatttgtgaagttgtttttataaagatgatattaatccctatccaaataaaaaggttactcattacaacattgaaacacccaaatcacttcaagataggctttgacaattatagatttttctggatttctccaggatcccatcatcaaaTCTTAATGGTTACAGGACCATTCGagaagtctaccctttcgaacaaaaaaaagaaaaaagaattatcagaatcggttgaggcattctcgagaaatcggtgaacatacatcgataaaaaattatggtcgaattgatagcaacctcttttgaagtcggttaaaaagcgtgattttggtaccttaaatagctccttaacattctctattattcaaaaatattttcactttctacgtaaatgaagaggctggtaaaattttgcgttatgccaaagtaacttttccacgcggacgaagtcccGGACAAAAGCTAGCTCATTAATATTCgagtttttatagtttttattcatTCCAAAAAAAACAAGCATAATTAATATTGCGTTATCAATTATGCCAAAAATATTACCAATACACAAAGCAAACGTAAATTTCAGTCTATGTTTGACTATGAGTTTGGTTCACAACATATTTCCGATTAGAGGGACGATAAACTGGATGGAAATCTCGTCTGACTGCGCAAGCAACAATTCAAATAgacctaatttttttctaactTCAGGTCGtttgatgtatttttatttcgtgtCTTATTAGGGTATCTAGTGTTAAATGTTTTTTCGAACCTATAGGCACGACAACATGAATGCCACCACGAGACCCGAATAAACACATAACACGAATAAAGTCTAATAAATACCTAACTAGATCATATGATAGCTTCTGACCAAAAGTAAGCAAGCAATAAGACGGAAAGGTCCAAACATCAAATCTAACGTTTTCCAAGATTACATTCTCGCTAATCCCATTTACCATCTAATAAAGCACTTTATATTGATAAGCTATATTATGCTACTgcctatataaatttatatgtagCTTATACTaaattaatggaaaatttaattaattttttattacattgactggtaaacaagctcacggcctactTGGTGCTGGCTCAGTGATTATCCTGTCACTTTGGACATGAGATAGAAGTTTCGATTGTAGTATATCGGCTTTCCTATATTTCAAACAGGAACGGGTGACTGCTTCCAGGCAGAAAAAGGCAGAATTTTGTTGTACATGAAGTGACACTTGCCTGCAGTACGATCCGTAACATAAATTTTGAGTTTAAAACAATGAACAGGTCACATAGACGCTTGAAATTCTTCTGGGTTATATTATTActctatattttataataaataacgtaAGTAACAAAGAAACTTTGCACATTGAACAAGaagatattatatattttagtgcAATGGATATCGGAAACTCATTTGAACCAAGAACAAGTCCGCCAATATTTAGTCCGAAAATATCAAACATCTGTCATAAAAACACTGACTTCAACTTGAAATACAACCTACACTCAGCAGTATAGAACTCAGGATCACGAACCGCTCAATCAACGAGGAGATAAAAATATATCCATTCTAATCTTATAatactaaaatttgtatggttAGATTATGTTAGTCGATCGTGTCAAACTACGAACGGGTTGTAATAAAATCGTACACAAAAATTACTAATGAGCTGGATTATCACCTAGGATACTTTTAATCATGTAAAGTATTTTTCTCACGCTACATCGAGCACATCTGCTAGTAAATACAACATGAAAAACGTatgaataaaatacattatgtaAAGTATAAATATCAAATGCTATAAAATACGATTGCATTCGCTcctttcataattttatgtactAACGGATCTACAAATCATTTGGTGGACAAGACATTGAAACAAGAGACTCTTTATTGTAagaaaatacgtatttcattatttcaGTGCTgtttatatacagggtgtccagTAAATAGCACGAGATACTCCCGGGGGTGGTAGCTTGGGTCAATACCTACCAAAACAACACAATATAATTGTTCAGCAAAATCTTACGGATTTACAGAAATGTTTCCGAAATATCGAAAAATCTCTCTCTCTACCTTGAAACAGATTTTTAAGCATCTCGTAATTAAAAATTCCTTTTACctactagtattttttttacatcaaaTTATTCGTGAATAATTACTTTACTCATTGATAAGTCTTTTTCATATCAAAAACAAGAAtgtttttaagaaataatattatttatttaaattttcacagaACGATTTTCTTTTCGCGTAACTTTAACCTAGAGTGCAGAAAGCCAAGCCATTTAGGCGTAACTTGGGACATAagttccaagtctcagttttacattccaacggctgcccacttttgaaaccgaaatacattactgtttcacggcagaaataggaagcaTGGAAGAAATAGCTACCCACCCGTACggatgtgggtggcgcatttacgttgtagatgtctatgagccccagtaaccacttaacaccaggtggctgtgaggtcgttcacacttctaagaaaaaaaagaaaaaaaactggctcacaagacgttcttttttcttttttaacgctggggattCCATTTACATATActcggtcgaggggggtaacggaccgatGCCTCCAGAGAGGAAGAGGGAGACGAGGAGGGCCAAGGCCCTCCAACTCCCTCAATTCctcgcaggagactacgccttgaaacaGGCGCGCGGGGCGCTCGCCCCGCAAAActaactaccgactaaaccccatcgagctccaccacaccagCTACACCAAACTGCAGTGCGCGCCGAgagtccgccttcgccggtacccgtcctaaTGATACGACCGGATTTCATCTTCGGGAATACCCCGAAGGactcgggagacacaccgtgggCGGCGCACAGGAACCACCTTGCACCGCGTCATCACCGGACCGGCAATCGGGTACCGGGCGCCCCCGTACCCGGTATCCGACAGCTTCTACGGGAGCTGAGTGGAAGCTTCACACCCGCGCCGCCTACCCCGCCATTTGCGCTGAGGAGCcaaagagggatcccactccctttcgcagtcctcagcctcacggaacaCCATGACCAGGTCACAAAACCCGGCCATGAACTCCCACGAATTCTGGTCCTCTAAAATGTGGGCAACGACAGCCCGGCAAGGAGAGGTCcttccccagcaccgcgataaGATCTTGTTACAAGACGCCCTACtattagtaattacgcaaattttaattttcagctTTTAGTAATGCTATGATGTAACGAGGCCCTAAATGCCTCCAAAATTATGAGGGTACGAGAGCCAAAAGATCCTCCTCCTCTGAATAGGTGACATTGCGGCACTGAAACATGTTAGCGGTGACTTTGATCCTCTCTGTGTTTTTCCACAGCTATTGGCTAAAAGTACCATTAAGAAATGGTACCTAACGTCAAGTTTTACACGCTCAGTTCAATAGAAATTATACACTATTTTATGACACCATTGGAAAATACcgatttaccaaaaaaaaattgtatacacCTAGACTAGACCAGATCAATCTCAATCAATTACAGCGATAAAGCGGTTCATTGTTGTACTAGCTTTcactttttgttaaatattatttaaaaaaagtatatttgttctgttctattattttttatttatcagaaATGCTtagaaatgtaattaaatataataaaacgaaGTCAGAATCTTTTCTAAGCACATTGGCCAGTAACCTTGACAGAAGTCGAGAAGTGCAAGAACCCTACTGCAACTATTGCTCAATGCTGGTGCCGAGAAATTCAGTCACTTCTATAAAACGTAGTCGTTAACAATAACACCTACCATAGCACATTGTACAACAGAGCCGTAAACAATTACAATGAATTCGGCTCTACTCCTGAGCTGTGGTGTCCTCGTCGCGCTTATAGCACTGACACAAACTCGCGATTTGCGAGAAAAGCGCGACGCTGATCTTGAATCCGCCGCGTCTCATCATCACGAAAAGGGTGGAGGCAAAGACTTCCATGCCCATCATCATCACGACCACGGTGGCAAAGGACACAAGGGTTACAAAGGGCATCATCACCATGAACATGGCAAAAAGGGACATCATCACCACGACGGCCACAAAGGCCACCACGACGACCACGGGGGACACAAGAAGCATCACCACCACGATGAAGGCCATCATGACGAGCACCACCACGGTGAAAAAGGGGAGAAGGGGCATGGCTTCGAAGAGAAGGGCCATTACCATAAGGGACACTCAACGAAAGGCCATCATGGAGTTCATAAGGTAGATGAGTTCAAGAAGGATAAGCACTTCCACCACAAACACGGGGAGTCTGGATATGAAGAAGGCCATGGTGGACACCATCATGAGCATGGACACAAGAAGGGAGGTCACTTCCATAATGGACACAAACATGACGGCCACCACGAGCACCACCATGGAAAGAAGGGACATCACGAGAAAGGCGGACATCATCACGAGCACAAGGGCCACCATGATGAAGGCGGTCACCATGAACATCATCACCACCACCATGGTCATGGAAAGAAGGACGGACACGAAGACCACAAGCACTGGGGCTTTAAGAAAGGACATTAAATTATAGATCTctgattaatttataaatacctacgttttttacttgttattgtttgtaacactttgtaaataaacactgttt is a window from the Bombyx mori chromosome 12, ASM3026992v2 genome containing:
- the LOC101746334 gene encoding histidine-rich glycoprotein, yielding MNSALLLSCGVLVALIALTQTRDLREKRDADLESAASHHHEKGGGKDFHAHHHHDHGGKGHKGYKGHHHHEHGKKGHHHHDGHKGHHDDHGGHKKHHHHDEGHHDEHHHGEKGEKGHGFEEKGHYHKGHSTKGHHGVHKVDEFKKDKHFHHKHGESGYEEGHGGHHHEHGHKKGGHFHNGHKHDGHHEHHHGKKGHHEKGGHHHEHKGHHDEGGHHEHHHHHHGHGKKDGHEDHKHWGFKKGH